One Bacteroidota bacterium genomic window carries:
- a CDS encoding CHAT domain-containing protein, with amino-acid sequence MEAFITGDFITAEALLKQTLELSLQLYPPNHLNIAHDLNNLGVLCINQWHFDNGLDYFNRARKIYMLNDAPALSMANLYSNMGNAYRHKGDFTLAVEYFDEALKLLGNLNSTEAILRKIETLNRFALLENSRKNYSEASRLSNLAISEFSRHNLQQYITLHDIYITAAISFKNRKMADSSFFFIQQSLLLFDKHNYHSPQLHCDSYKHLAEYYLSTNQPELALKAIRSAESIYIQSSIDSKYYFDIMVLNGNYWKVRNDFEKAVSYYQMALKYLQDQNGNDTLKIQHRSLLHTISLLNTLSDTYIAWYAQKKNFLYLEFALKNLHELALVIHQIRQGYLSVESKLYLSDKESQVYSKGLDCAERLYSVTGQYQYLEEAFYFAEQSKSSVLLGVLSEEKAKKFAGIPDSLIEKESRLKREIAFYNEKVYEESIQLKPDQVKLDVWKSYLFNFSRQYELLKNTLDSDFPEYYSLKYKTNLSTIPSLQSSLDRNTTLLEYSLSDTSLFLFVINRKEVYFYRTQLNNALKDSLRNYINEFKNFDFSGQNHSTYSLYYKRAFFLYQQLLSKVNQDKLKKNLVIIPDGLISYIPFEALVDKPSALPIKSFNNLNYLVYNYTISYAYSSSIYSEMLGRGGKKLWNKTLSVAPDYSARISQQAKNTDEYKVRNYRNYLLPLPFALEEALMVCKLTRGNSSLGKDATKENFLEIANNYDILHLAMHTLIDDKNPLFSKLVFADNNLTNDNGFLNTNELFSLKLQAQLTVLSACNSGHGELKNGEGVMSLSRGFFYAGCPSLVITLWRVEDESGKTLMHYFYKNLLKSKSKSEALRLAKLNFLKSAQEQYKHPFFWSSYILIGNADPVYRSPWWIFGGITMILFAGFLFFKIKRN; translated from the coding sequence GTGGAAGCATTTATCACGGGCGATTTTATAACAGCGGAAGCACTTCTGAAGCAAACACTAGAATTATCGCTCCAACTCTATCCACCCAATCATTTAAATATTGCCCACGATTTAAATAACCTTGGCGTTTTATGCATAAATCAATGGCATTTCGACAATGGATTAGATTATTTCAACCGTGCCAGGAAAATTTATATGTTAAATGATGCCCCGGCCTTATCTATGGCTAACCTTTATTCGAACATGGGAAATGCATACCGCCATAAGGGTGACTTTACGCTGGCTGTGGAATACTTTGATGAGGCTTTGAAGCTACTTGGTAATTTGAATTCCACAGAAGCCATCCTTCGTAAAATAGAAACCTTGAATCGCTTTGCATTGCTCGAAAACAGCCGGAAGAATTACTCAGAAGCCTCCCGGCTCAGTAACCTGGCCATTAGTGAATTCTCGCGACACAACCTTCAGCAGTACATAACCCTGCATGATATCTACATTACGGCCGCAATAAGCTTTAAAAATCGAAAAATGGCAGATAGCAGTTTCTTTTTTATCCAACAAAGTCTCTTATTATTCGATAAACACAATTATCATTCTCCTCAGCTACATTGCGATTCATACAAGCACTTAGCTGAGTATTACTTGAGCACTAACCAGCCTGAACTGGCTCTTAAAGCGATCAGGTCAGCGGAATCTATTTACATTCAATCGTCCATCGATTCAAAGTATTACTTCGATATAATGGTTCTTAATGGCAATTATTGGAAAGTGAGGAATGATTTTGAAAAAGCAGTTTCATATTATCAAATGGCACTTAAATACCTGCAGGATCAAAATGGTAACGATACCCTTAAAATTCAGCATCGATCATTGCTTCACACAATAAGCTTACTGAATACTTTATCTGATACCTATATTGCCTGGTACGCCCAGAAAAAGAATTTTTTATACCTCGAATTTGCACTCAAAAACCTTCATGAGCTGGCGCTTGTCATTCACCAAATCAGGCAGGGGTATTTATCGGTAGAAAGCAAGCTATACCTGTCTGACAAAGAAAGTCAAGTATACAGTAAGGGTCTCGATTGTGCTGAAAGATTATACTCAGTAACCGGGCAATATCAATACCTCGAAGAGGCATTCTATTTTGCTGAACAAAGTAAATCTTCGGTGCTGTTGGGAGTATTGAGCGAAGAAAAAGCCAAAAAATTTGCAGGAATACCCGATTCACTAATAGAAAAAGAAAGCAGGTTGAAACGTGAAATCGCATTTTACAACGAGAAAGTATATGAAGAAAGCATACAATTAAAGCCTGATCAGGTTAAACTTGATGTGTGGAAAAGCTACCTCTTTAACTTCAGCAGACAATATGAATTGCTCAAAAACACACTCGATTCAGACTTTCCGGAATATTACTCACTAAAATACAAAACCAATCTTTCTACAATTCCCTCGCTGCAATCGTCTCTCGATAGGAATACAACCTTGCTTGAATATAGCCTGAGCGACACGAGTTTGTTTCTCTTTGTGATTAATCGAAAAGAGGTATATTTTTATCGCACCCAGTTAAACAATGCACTAAAAGACAGCCTTAGAAACTATATCAACGAGTTTAAAAATTTTGATTTTTCAGGTCAAAACCATTCAACTTATAGCTTGTACTACAAAAGAGCGTTTTTTCTATATCAACAGCTTTTAAGTAAAGTGAATCAAGATAAGCTGAAAAAAAACCTGGTAATAATTCCGGATGGACTTATCTCCTATATTCCTTTTGAAGCGCTTGTCGATAAACCTAGTGCCTTACCCATCAAATCTTTTAACAACCTCAATTATCTGGTTTACAATTATACCATATCTTATGCCTATTCATCCTCGATTTATTCCGAAATGCTAGGCAGAGGAGGTAAGAAATTATGGAATAAGACCCTGTCTGTTGCGCCCGATTATTCTGCCAGAATTAGCCAGCAAGCAAAAAATACCGATGAATATAAGGTGAGAAACTATCGAAATTACCTGCTCCCATTGCCGTTTGCCCTCGAAGAGGCTTTGATGGTATGCAAACTTACACGAGGTAACAGTTCATTAGGAAAAGATGCAACCAAAGAAAATTTCCTGGAGATTGCCAATAATTATGATATTCTGCATTTGGCCATGCACACTCTTATCGACGATAAAAACCCATTGTTTTCGAAATTGGTTTTTGCAGACAATAACTTGACCAACGACAATGGATTTTTGAATACTAACGAACTTTTTTCATTAAAACTGCAAGCACAGCTCACCGTATTAAGCGCATGCAATTCGGGGCATGGAGAGCTTAAAAATGGTGAAGGAGTGATGAGTCTGTCGCGTGGATTTTTTTATGCCGGATGCCCAAGTCTGGTTATAACCTTGTGGAGAGTAGAAGATGAATCGGGAAAAACTTTGATGCATTATTTTTATAAAAACCTTTTAAAAAGCAAATCCAAATCAGAGGCTTTGCGTCTTGCAAAGCTCAATTTTCTAAAAAGCGCTCAGGAGCAATACAAGCATCCATTTTTTTGGTCTTCTTACATCTTAATCGGTAATGCAGATCCGGTTTATCGGTCACCATGGTGGATTTTCGGAGGCATTACGATGATACTTTTTGCAGGATTTTTATTCTTCAAGATAAAAAGAAATTAA
- a CDS encoding tetratricopeptide repeat protein, with protein MAKELDYTQFIERYLQQEMSPAEKVWFEKELQGNSLLQDELLFYRKVNQVLAEKELVDFKLQLDAIHREIIQTSVGGQHYIRQYRKKINLLAGSVMAASVVLSLYFPNRKISDQNLYNRYFEPASFSVSYRDASEQDRMLKEAMQLYESKQYSEAISHFEKIMIIEPNKYGINLYAGIAHMELAQYPQAILRFNTILTQDYGPFSESASWYLGLCYLYSNEKTKAKNLFEGLMQSDGYYKRDAHRILKHMKGK; from the coding sequence ATGGCTAAAGAACTGGATTACACTCAATTTATTGAGCGATACCTGCAACAAGAAATGAGCCCAGCTGAAAAAGTATGGTTTGAAAAGGAATTGCAGGGAAACTCATTGTTACAGGATGAATTGCTCTTTTACCGAAAGGTAAACCAGGTGCTTGCTGAAAAAGAACTGGTCGATTTTAAGTTGCAGCTGGATGCAATTCACAGAGAAATTATACAAACTTCAGTTGGAGGTCAGCACTATATCAGACAATACAGAAAAAAGATTAACCTGCTGGCCGGAAGTGTGATGGCAGCTTCTGTCGTATTGAGTTTATATTTTCCAAACCGTAAGATATCCGATCAGAATCTTTACAATCGCTATTTTGAACCAGCTTCCTTTTCAGTAAGTTACCGCGATGCCAGCGAGCAAGACAGAATGCTGAAGGAGGCTATGCAGTTGTACGAAAGTAAGCAGTATTCAGAAGCAATCAGTCATTTCGAAAAAATCATGATCATTGAACCTAACAAATATGGGATAAATCTTTATGCTGGGATAGCCCATATGGAATTGGCACAATACCCCCAGGCTATTCTTCGGTTCAACACGATTTTAACTCAGGATTATGGCCCATTTTCCGAATCGGCTAGCTGGTATTTGGGGCTTTGTTATTTGTATTCCAACGAGAAAACAAAGGCAAAAAATCTGTTCGAAGGTTTGATGCAATCCGACGGATATTACAAGCGCGATGCCCACCGTATACTTAAGCATATGAAAGGTAAATAG
- a CDS encoding ATP-dependent 6-phosphofructokinase, whose translation MENFLASDFLVERLGSCKIPSPLDLSKKYDDNVFNYIDDKERVLFDSSLRSFQEHQQNGIEPITFEKAGPKEFIYYDPSKIRAAIVTCGGLCPGLNNVIRGIIMQLHSRYKVTRTIGIRYGYEGFIPKYNHDIIELNPQLVEDIHNQGGSILGSSRGDQNVEEIVDALERMNVNILFAIGGDGTLRGANAIKEEITKRGLKISVAGIPKTIDNDINFIEKSFGFETSFTVASRILRGAHNEAKGAFNGIALVKLMGRDSGFIAANASLAVQEVNFVIIPEMEIELEGPNGFLSILKRRLERKQHALIAVAEGAGQNLFDKKDMERDKSGNIKYQDIGILLKEKIEENFKSINFPFTLKYIDPSYIIRSAEANANDSLFCNLLAQNAVHAAMAGRTGFVVGYWNSQFTTIPIHTAVRTRKRISIEGELWSNVLETTGQPKQMTNSK comes from the coding sequence ATGGAAAATTTTCTGGCCTCTGATTTTTTAGTGGAAAGGTTAGGCTCTTGTAAAATTCCTTCGCCGCTTGATTTATCAAAAAAGTACGATGACAATGTATTCAATTACATCGACGATAAAGAGAGGGTACTTTTCGATAGTTCCTTAAGAAGCTTTCAGGAACATCAACAAAATGGCATTGAACCTATTACTTTCGAAAAAGCAGGACCAAAAGAGTTTATTTACTATGACCCATCGAAAATTCGAGCTGCTATAGTAACCTGCGGTGGATTATGTCCCGGATTAAACAATGTAATCAGGGGTATCATAATGCAGCTGCATAGCCGTTATAAAGTTACCAGAACCATTGGAATACGTTATGGTTACGAGGGTTTTATTCCTAAATACAACCACGATATTATCGAATTAAACCCACAATTGGTGGAAGATATTCATAACCAGGGAGGCTCGATACTAGGTTCATCACGGGGAGATCAGAATGTAGAAGAAATTGTAGATGCCCTTGAAAGAATGAATGTAAATATCCTTTTTGCCATAGGTGGAGATGGGACCCTGCGAGGTGCCAATGCCATTAAAGAGGAAATTACTAAACGAGGGCTTAAAATTTCCGTTGCAGGAATACCCAAAACCATTGACAATGATATCAATTTTATCGAAAAGTCATTTGGTTTCGAAACCTCCTTTACAGTAGCCTCAAGAATACTACGAGGTGCCCACAACGAAGCCAAAGGAGCTTTTAATGGAATTGCCCTGGTAAAACTTATGGGACGCGATTCAGGGTTTATTGCCGCCAATGCCTCGCTTGCGGTTCAAGAGGTAAATTTTGTGATTATTCCGGAAATGGAAATAGAACTCGAAGGGCCCAATGGATTTCTTAGCATATTAAAACGTCGACTGGAGCGTAAACAACATGCTCTCATTGCCGTGGCTGAAGGTGCCGGACAGAATTTATTTGACAAGAAAGACATGGAACGAGACAAGTCGGGAAATATAAAATATCAGGACATTGGTATACTCCTGAAAGAAAAAATTGAAGAAAATTTCAAATCCATCAATTTTCCCTTTACCTTAAAATACATCGACCCAAGTTATATCATTCGCAGTGCAGAGGCCAATGCCAACGACAGCCTGTTTTGCAACCTTTTGGCTCAAAATGCCGTTCATGCAGCCATGGCTGGCCGCACTGGATTTGTTGTGGGTTATTGGAATTCGCAGTTTACAACCATACCGATACACACCGCTGTAAGAACCCGCAAAAGAATTTCTATTGAGGGCGAACTCTGGTCGAATGTGCTTGAAACAACTGGTCAACCAAAACAAATGACTAACTCCAAATAA
- a CDS encoding 4-phosphoerythronate dehydrogenase, with amino-acid sequence MKIIADKDIPFLFGVFEPFCDIEYFHHSKINNQIVLGADVLIIRTRTICNAELLKGSKVKFIASATIGFDHIDVDYCKKEGISWKNSPGCNSGAVKQWFMSAIFALIAKQNMNIRDITLGVVGVGHVGSKVASFAEAIGLRVLLNDPPRERVEGNCNFRVMQSIIRECNLISFHVPLIHNGPDKTFHLVNQSFIESLQPGTMLINCSRGEVIDTNAFLSVGKKKKLKAVLDVFENEPSISQELASMASIITPHIAGYSIEGKANATTQVVQRVAEYLEIPLNDWQPDYELPGYLNQLVVDAKNKENDEVMAEVICRTYAVEKDDALLRKNLNNFENIRSSYVYRYEPQDWTIGLLNGGAEIIQSLKAIGFQVKAVG; translated from the coding sequence ATGAAAATTATTGCCGATAAAGATATTCCATTTCTTTTCGGAGTATTCGAGCCTTTTTGCGATATAGAGTATTTTCACCATTCCAAAATAAATAACCAGATCGTACTTGGGGCGGATGTGCTTATCATTCGAACCCGCACAATTTGTAACGCAGAACTTCTGAAAGGGTCTAAGGTAAAATTCATTGCAAGTGCCACTATAGGTTTTGATCACATTGATGTGGACTATTGCAAAAAAGAAGGCATTAGTTGGAAGAATTCCCCAGGCTGCAATTCCGGGGCTGTAAAGCAATGGTTTATGTCGGCTATTTTTGCTCTGATTGCGAAACAAAACATGAATATCAGAGATATTACCCTTGGAGTGGTAGGGGTGGGACATGTAGGTAGTAAGGTGGCCAGTTTTGCCGAAGCAATTGGTCTTCGAGTATTATTGAACGACCCACCACGCGAAAGGGTTGAGGGCAATTGCAACTTTCGGGTAATGCAATCCATAATTCGCGAGTGCAATCTAATAAGTTTTCATGTGCCATTAATCCACAACGGACCAGATAAAACTTTTCATCTGGTGAATCAGTCGTTTATTGAATCTTTGCAGCCAGGCACAATGCTTATCAACTGCTCACGCGGCGAAGTGATAGATACCAATGCTTTTTTATCGGTTGGAAAAAAGAAAAAGCTAAAAGCTGTACTCGATGTGTTCGAAAACGAGCCAAGCATCTCTCAGGAACTTGCTAGCATGGCCTCGATTATAACCCCACATATAGCAGGCTATTCGATAGAAGGAAAGGCAAATGCTACGACGCAGGTGGTACAAAGGGTGGCAGAATATTTAGAGATTCCACTCAATGATTGGCAGCCAGATTATGAATTGCCCGGGTACCTAAACCAGTTGGTGGTTGATGCTAAAAACAAAGAAAATGACGAAGTTATGGCAGAGGTTATTTGTCGCACCTATGCCGTTGAGAAGGATGATGCTTTGTTGAGGAAAAATTTGAATAATTTTGAGAATATACGCTCCAGTTATGTCTATCGATATGAGCCACAGGATTGGACAATTGGTTTATTGAATGGTGGAGCCGAAATTATTCAGAGCCTAAAGGCAATTGGCTTTCAAGTAAAGGCAGTTGGCTAG
- a CDS encoding DUF1972 domain-containing protein, with the protein MKKTISFVGSVGIPARYGGFETLVEELSKQLQHHYNIKVFCSKAVYSKPERISGNKTLSYYYIPFKANGVQSIFYDAISFRKALKSSDIIILLGGGAGVFLYLSQLIYRKKKILFHPDGLEWKRKKWNWFTNRYLRYSIQLLCRIADSIVIDNKALLPYYRQFSAKLEFCTYGGNQFELSDIPTDNEDYWLTIARAEPENNLEMIAQSFLGRPTEHWKLISNYSQTSYGQKLYERFGNVENIQFLQADYSKVFLEKHLNACKGYIHGHSAGGTNPTLTAAMWLNKPLLCHRNEFNLATTQEAALFFCSADELLRHREKNPLPNTALTQKAKNIAIEEYQWSHISEKYSIIIERLLKK; encoded by the coding sequence ATGAAAAAAACGATATCATTCGTCGGAAGTGTTGGTATACCCGCACGTTATGGAGGGTTCGAAACTTTGGTAGAAGAATTATCAAAACAACTTCAGCATCATTACAACATCAAGGTATTTTGCAGTAAGGCGGTTTATTCAAAACCTGAAAGAATCTCGGGGAACAAAACGCTTAGTTACTATTATATTCCATTTAAAGCCAACGGTGTACAAAGCATCTTTTACGATGCCATTAGCTTTAGAAAAGCCTTGAAAAGTTCCGATATAATAATTCTTTTAGGTGGAGGAGCAGGAGTTTTTTTGTATTTATCTCAACTGATCTACAGAAAGAAAAAAATTCTCTTTCACCCCGATGGCCTTGAGTGGAAAAGAAAGAAATGGAATTGGTTTACAAACAGATACCTGCGCTATTCCATTCAGTTACTATGCCGAATTGCAGACAGTATTGTTATCGATAACAAAGCGCTCCTTCCCTATTACCGTCAATTTAGTGCGAAATTAGAATTTTGCACTTATGGTGGCAACCAGTTTGAACTCTCAGATATCCCAACTGATAACGAAGATTATTGGCTTACCATTGCGCGGGCTGAGCCTGAAAACAACCTTGAAATGATTGCACAATCGTTTCTTGGCAGACCTACTGAACATTGGAAGCTAATTAGCAATTACAGTCAAACCTCCTATGGACAAAAGCTTTATGAGCGATTTGGCAATGTGGAGAATATTCAATTTTTACAGGCAGATTACTCCAAAGTCTTTCTCGAAAAACACCTGAATGCTTGCAAAGGTTATATTCACGGACACAGTGCAGGAGGCACGAATCCAACCCTTACCGCAGCCATGTGGCTCAACAAACCTTTGCTGTGTCATCGCAATGAGTTTAACCTTGCAACTACGCAAGAAGCAGCCTTGTTCTTTTGTAGTGCCGACGAACTGTTAAGGCACCGGGAGAAAAACCCATTGCCCAACACAGCATTAACCCAAAAGGCCAAGAATATTGCTATAGAAGAGTATCAATGGAGCCATATTTCAGAGAAATACAGTATTATCATAGAACGATTGCTTAAAAAATAG
- a CDS encoding PAS domain-containing protein — MISLTYFSTLSFQFVIPFMTGALITALGIYLYLKYFKGPMGILRDLSELNPEETVPFITLLNNLPDSIFIKDPYGKYIVVNEKFASLLKKSSPKELIGKHDSDLYEESIAAKYNYEDQQILYNDVPELLREQRSENNGILKFTVTRKYPLKNRNGKLIGLLGIISDTTQQNLYNELLTQKNEEIEKERLLLRTLIDNMPDAIYIKDSECCFLDANIAQIEITKAKSRSEILGKSDFDYYPKEIADIFYKDDKFIMDTGQSVINKEEIGFDKEGNIRVRSTTKVPFKDENGKILGLVGIGRDITKLKETEEKLIEQAQNLQEVNVLLEERQEEINQQADELGEQNKILESERKLLRTLIDNLPDFVYIKDKNSTFITANQYMLDSLNIASEEEIKGKSDFDIYPKEMAKKFFSDDQRIISKGSPMIGIEETSLDKNGNLMYLLTSKVPYRNADGEIEGIVGIGKDITSLKETEIKLQEQADYLKEVNVVLEERQEEIQQQSSELATQNKIVENERNLLRVLIDNIPDSIYIKDTQSRFVLANKSLMEKLGINSSYELEGKSDLDFYPKDQAQRFIELEKQIIAQKKAVINKEELRVLDDGEKIFRTVTKVPYFDEDGRILGLVGITKDITELKNYQQQLEQQAEDLKEVNQLLEERSEEILKQSEWLEEQNKMIEKERSLLRTLIDNMPDFIYIKDAESRFITVNKRMLDTMQTDNLDDIIGKTDFDLAPSKEAAQEYFNDEVRIMRTGKAMINKEEIGFDEERREKVVSTTKVPFKDVDGKIMGIVGIGRDITKQKNTEKQLIEQAESLKEVNTLLEERQEKIQIQAEELNRQSDILKKTNARLEELNATKNKFFSIIAHDLKNPFQAIFGFSELLMRNFEDFEEKQRLDLLGMIKTSSESAYNLLENLLQWARTQTERIKYTPDHIQLHEIIQQIVILSTGNAEKKSIAIKTKMECSGKAWADFNMVNLIIRNLVSNAIKFTANNGIVTISCSDISQDKCLIAIRDTGIGISQENIKKLFRIDEYFSTTGTAGENGTGLGLIICKEFIEKNQGELMVDSELGKGTTFSFTLPRKEHSLG, encoded by the coding sequence GTGATTTCACTTACCTATTTTTCAACCCTGAGCTTTCAATTCGTTATTCCTTTTATGACAGGTGCGCTGATTACAGCACTTGGAATTTACTTGTATTTAAAATATTTCAAAGGTCCAATGGGCATTCTACGCGACCTTAGCGAATTGAATCCCGAGGAAACAGTACCCTTCATTACCTTATTAAACAACCTTCCCGATAGCATTTTTATTAAGGACCCCTATGGAAAGTATATCGTGGTAAACGAAAAGTTTGCCAGCTTACTGAAAAAATCATCACCGAAAGAATTAATAGGTAAGCACGATTCGGACCTTTACGAAGAAAGTATTGCTGCCAAATACAATTACGAAGACCAGCAAATACTATACAATGATGTGCCTGAATTGCTTCGGGAACAGCGAAGCGAGAACAACGGAATACTCAAATTCACAGTTACAAGAAAATACCCTCTTAAAAATAGAAATGGCAAATTAATAGGCCTTTTAGGAATAATTTCTGACACTACTCAGCAAAATCTTTACAACGAGTTGTTGACACAGAAAAATGAGGAAATTGAAAAAGAAAGACTTTTGCTACGTACCTTGATAGATAATATGCCGGATGCCATCTATATAAAAGATAGCGAATGTTGCTTTTTAGATGCCAATATCGCACAGATTGAGATTACCAAAGCCAAATCGAGAAGTGAAATTCTCGGAAAATCCGATTTCGATTACTATCCAAAAGAAATTGCTGATATCTTTTATAAGGACGATAAATTTATAATGGACACCGGCCAGTCGGTGATTAATAAAGAAGAAATAGGCTTCGACAAAGAAGGAAATATCAGGGTTCGCTCTACAACTAAAGTGCCATTTAAAGATGAAAACGGAAAAATTCTAGGATTGGTAGGCATTGGCCGTGATATTACCAAGCTTAAGGAAACTGAAGAAAAGTTAATTGAACAGGCACAAAACCTGCAAGAGGTTAATGTATTGCTCGAAGAAAGACAGGAAGAAATTAACCAACAGGCCGATGAATTAGGCGAACAAAATAAAATACTGGAAAGTGAGCGAAAACTGCTGCGCACCCTGATCGACAACCTGCCTGATTTTGTTTACATCAAAGATAAAAACAGCACCTTTATTACAGCCAATCAGTACATGCTCGATTCCTTGAACATCGCTTCGGAGGAAGAAATTAAAGGAAAATCTGATTTTGACATCTATCCGAAAGAAATGGCCAAGAAATTTTTTTCCGACGATCAGCGGATTATTTCGAAAGGCAGCCCAATGATTGGCATTGAGGAAACTAGTCTGGATAAAAACGGGAACCTCATGTATTTGCTAACAAGCAAAGTGCCATACAGAAATGCCGATGGGGAAATAGAAGGTATTGTAGGAATTGGAAAAGACATTACATCTCTGAAAGAAACCGAAATCAAACTACAGGAGCAGGCCGATTACCTCAAAGAGGTGAATGTAGTACTAGAAGAACGTCAGGAAGAAATTCAACAGCAATCCTCAGAACTGGCAACCCAGAATAAAATAGTTGAAAACGAAAGAAACCTCCTAAGAGTGCTTATCGACAATATCCCCGATTCTATTTACATCAAAGACACCCAAAGCCGCTTTGTACTGGCCAACAAGTCACTGATGGAAAAACTTGGAATTAACTCGTCCTATGAACTTGAAGGAAAAAGCGATCTTGACTTCTATCCAAAGGACCAGGCGCAAAGGTTCATCGAATTGGAAAAACAAATTATTGCACAAAAAAAGGCAGTAATAAACAAAGAAGAATTGCGTGTTCTTGACGATGGAGAAAAGATATTCCGGACGGTAACCAAGGTACCCTATTTCGACGAAGATGGGCGAATATTAGGACTGGTTGGTATTACAAAAGACATCACCGAACTTAAAAATTACCAACAGCAGCTCGAACAGCAAGCCGAAGACCTTAAAGAAGTCAACCAATTGCTGGAGGAACGTTCGGAAGAAATACTTAAACAATCGGAATGGCTGGAAGAACAAAATAAAATGATTGAAAAGGAACGTTCGCTTTTACGTACCCTGATCGATAACATGCCTGACTTTATCTATATAAAAGATGCCGAAAGCCGCTTTATTACTGTGAATAAGCGAATGCTCGATACTATGCAAACCGACAACCTTGACGATATCATTGGGAAAACCGATTTTGACCTTGCACCTTCAAAAGAAGCAGCCCAAGAATACTTCAACGACGAGGTTAGGATTATGCGCACGGGTAAAGCCATGATTAACAAAGAAGAAATTGGCTTTGATGAAGAAAGAAGGGAAAAAGTAGTTTCAACAACCAAAGTACCTTTTAAAGATGTCGATGGTAAAATTATGGGTATTGTGGGCATTGGCCGGGATATTACTAAGCAAAAAAACACTGAAAAGCAATTAATTGAGCAAGCGGAAAGTTTGAAAGAAGTAAATACATTACTGGAGGAAAGGCAGGAAAAAATTCAGATACAGGCCGAAGAGTTAAACCGGCAGTCTGATATCTTGAAAAAAACAAATGCCCGACTGGAGGAACTAAATGCAACAAAAAATAAATTCTTTTCTATAATTGCCCATGATTTAAAAAATCCATTCCAGGCCATTTTTGGCTTCTCGGAATTGCTCATGCGGAATTTTGAAGATTTTGAAGAGAAACAGCGCCTTGATCTCTTGGGTATGATTAAAACTTCTTCAGAGAGTGCATATAACCTGCTAGAGAATCTCCTTCAATGGGCTCGCACCCAAACTGAGCGTATCAAGTATACACCAGACCACATACAATTGCACGAAATAATTCAACAGATTGTTATTCTAAGTACTGGCAATGCTGAGAAAAAAAGCATTGCCATCAAAACAAAAATGGAATGCAGTGGAAAGGCATGGGCCGATTTCAATATGGTAAATCTTATTATTCGTAACCTTGTGAGTAATGCTATAAAATTTACAGCAAACAATGGAATTGTCACGATTAGTTGCTCAGATATCTCGCAGGATAAATGCCTGATTGCAATAAGAGATACCGGAATTGGAATATCGCAGGAAAATATCAAAAAACTTTTCCGAATCGACGAATATTTCTCTACCACCGGTACCGCAGGCGAAAACGGTACTGGCTTAGGTTTAATAATCTGCAAAGAGTTTATTGAAAAAAACCAAGGCGAGTTAATGGTCGATAGTGAACTGGGAAAGGGAACTACATTCTCTTTCACGTTGCCAAGAAAAGAGCATTCGCTTGGTTAA